ATTCAAGAGGTTTGGGCGAGTTAGCTCGTTTGAAGAAGATTTCAGACGGCGTTTATCAAGCCAAATTCAAGTGGGCTGATAACACATACACTGGTCCAGGCGATAAATTGTCAAATACTACCTTGAATGTTTATGCTTATCCAAGCACGTCAACATCAGAGTTTACGATTAATCGTGTGAAATTTGAGGTTGGCACGGTTGGTACGGACTGGACGCCTGCGCCCGAAGACGGCGCTACTGCGGCGTCCAACTTGGCGGCACAGTTGGCCGCCTATAAAACCGCGCAGGCTGAAGTCGATAAGGCACAGACTGCCGATCTTACGGTGGCCAAGTCCGCGCTGGCCGGTGCTGTTGCCGACATCACGTCCATCAAAACCACGAAGGCCGACAAGTCCGAAGTAGCAGTATTGGCGCGTGCGACGCTGGCATCCGAATGGAAATCCGCGGCAGATGCGGCCAAAACGGCAGCCATTGCCGCCGCGCAAGCCGATGCCAAAGCCAAGGCAGACGCTGCCCGGGTAGCAGCCGAAACGGTTGCGCAAGCCAAAGCTGAAGCGGCTAAGACTGCGGCAGTTGCATCTGCGGCGGGTACTGCCCAAGCCAAAGCCGATGCAGCGAAAGCGGCGGCAATTGCCGATGCGGCAGCGAAAGACGCGGTCGTCAAGCAACAGGCGGCGGCAGATGCCAAAGCCAAGGCAGACGCTGCGTTGAATGCGGCTAAAACATATTCAGATGGCCTGAACCGCGATGTATCGGCGAAGGTTGACCGTTTGTCCGAAACCGTAACCCGTCAGGATTCGGCTCAGGCGTCGGAAATCAGCACGCTTTCGGCAAAATTGGGTAGTTTACAGATTGGGGGGCGAAATCTTGTTAGAAATAGCAATATTAAGACCACTGATTCGCAATATCTTCATGAATTCCCAATAACTGAAGCACCTGCTTTTGGTGATGATGTTGTTGTTACTTTATGGGGGGATTTAGGTTCTGAGCGTAGTGCTTTTGCTGTTTACAATTCAAGAGGTTTGGGCGAGTTAGCTCGTTTGAAGAAGATTTCAGACGGCGTTTATCAAGCCAAATTCAAGTGGGCTGATAACACATACACTGGTCCAGGCGATAAATTGTCAAATACTACCTTGAATGTTTATGCTTATCCAAGCACGTCAACATCAGAGTTTACGATTAATCGTGTGAAATTTGAGGTTGGCACGGTTGGTACGGACTGGACGCCTGCGCCCGAAGACGGCGCTACTGCGGCATCCGAAGTGGCGGCGGTGGTGCAACAAACCAGCACCGCAGTTACCGAGCTTGGCGGCAAGGTGCAATCTTTATATACGCTGAAGACCGAAGCAATATCAGGCGGTCGTAAGGCGATTGCAGGAATTGCGATTGGTGCTGATGGGCAGGCGGGCAGCGGTGAAATTCTGTTGATGTCCAATAAGGTGGGGTATGTTGACCCAAAAGATAAGTCTGTAACACCTGCGTTTGTAACAGTAATTGAAAACGGCAAGGCGAAGCAGGCTTTGAACGGCGACCTGTTCGCGACTGGTTCGATACTGGCAAAGCACATCGCCGCCAACCAGACTATCGAAGCCCCAACGCTGAATGGTGCAACCGTCAATGCAGGTCTGATCAAGGGTGGTACGATACGTGGCGCGCGAATTGAAGCCGTAGATTTGGAGGCCGCTAATATCATCGGAGATGTCGTGGCGGTCAGGACGTTTGAGCTGAAGCAGTCGCCATTAGGTTATCAGGAATTAATATGCCAAATCCCTGATAGCCGAAAAACACGCCGGACGGTTATCGTGCCGCCGGTTTTTGCTGTTGCAGAAGACGGTACAGTTGTCAGCCTGCAACTGCACATGGATGGTGTGATTCAGCGGGAGGTTACGATTCAGTCACCTGAAAAGAGGATAGCGCGTAACGAAAAGTTTTCCGTATGGGTTCCTGGCCCTCCGCCGCTGTATATGAAGACTCCGCAGGAGGTGCCTCTTAGTTTTTCCGTCCCATTCCATCTGCCAAAGACAGGCAGTATATCTTTTCAGAAGGGTATCGATGGTGCAGCGCATTCGTTGCATATCCTCTGTCGCATTAACGGCAATTTTGATTATTCGCCCTTAGGCGATTTATCGGGTATCGTCTGTTATGTAGTTTAAATTTTAGCCGTCCGAAAGGGCGGCTTTTTTCTGCCTGCCTGAGGGTGGGCTTTTTTTATGGAGGTTTATTATGGATCAGGCAAAACGTACAGCCTATGTTAAAATCATTAACGCTTTATTCGACGGAGCTGTCAAGGTGCAGCCCGGTCAAATTACCGAAACCGTCGTTGATATGGCGGACAAGATGTTTGACGAAATTGCGACCTGCCATGAGCGCATCAAGCCGATGGCGGTGTTGGCAGACGGTATTGCAGGGAGTATTGTCAAACTTGCGCCAAACGAAATTCCGCTTATTTTTGGGAATTCGTCGTTTGGAAGCTATCTGAAAAGTAAAACCCGTGATGAAGTGTTTAAAGTGTTGAAGCAAAGCAAGGTTAATAATGCCGTTAAAGTCCTTGAGGCATTTTACGAAAGCTGGTTAAAGTACACTGCAAAAGACCGCCGTCTGAAAATCTGCATCGTAACCGCGCAATCCCGTTGGCGTTCGCGCTTTGAAATAGAATTGCTGGGAATTTAAACAGGAGCAGAAGTAAATGAAAGCAGTCAGGGATATAGCCTTATGGCTGGCAGTAACGGTTTGGATCAACTTTTTCCCCGACAGTTACCGCTATGATACCGTTCCGCAGGGACGGTACGGATACTGGCATGCAGACCATCCGTGGTATCCCTATGCGCGCTTTCTGCTGCCTTTATTTTTAGCCTGTATCCTTTTCTACCGTCATTTTCGGAAACGGAAATAGATACGGCTGCAAAACCGAAACCGTCTGAATGGTTCAGACGGTCTTTTTTTATCCAAAGGAAACCATCATGTCAAAAGACAAAAATCAAATCATCGTCGGAATCAACCGTGAAATCATCGATACCGAAACCGACAGTTCTGCCGAGTTTCACGTCATCCGACATGTATCGCTGGATTATGTAACCGGCTTTAATGTGGTGTCGTTAGACAGCTACGTGCGCAAATCGACATTTGAACGTCGCGGGCGTTCGGTCGGTTCGATGCAGTTGAATATTCCGGGCGTGCCGCCGCGCGGTACGGATGTATTGGACTGGGCATACCAGGCTGTTGTGGCGGCGGTTGAAGAGGGCGCGGTCGATGCCTACGGTCAGCCTATTTCCGCCAACAGCCTGACCGGCGCAGATTTGGTCTATGCCGATTTGCCTGAAGCAGCCATCTGATTCATAACACGGAAGGTCGTCTGAAAAACAGTTTCAGACGACTTTCGCATAAGGGAAAAGAAAATGTCTGAACCGATTATTACCCCTGCCGCCGTTTATACTTTTGGCGGCTTGGTCGGCGCAGGTCATCTGTTGGGGATGCCTGTCGATGCAGTCGTGCTGGGCGCGGTGGCTTCGGCGGCGGTAACGATGATAAGCGAGCCGAAAAGCCGCTGGATGGTAGTGGCCTATATCGTTATCGGCGGGCTTTTGGGTGGCGCTTTTGCCCCACCGCTGACGCATTTCTTAATTGGCGAAGTAGTTGGCAGCCATCCGTCGCTGGGTGAGCAGCGCATACAGTTTACACATGCCTTTGCCCCCGTCGTTGTCGGCTTGTTGTGGCAGGTATTGTTGAGATTTGCCCGCGCCGTCTGGCCATCGTTCGAAAAGCATGCAGACGATATTGTGGAGTGGCTGCTGAACCTTCTGCCGTGGAGACCGAAAAAATGAAATTACTTTTGATTCTTTCTGCCGCCCCATCACTGATTTCGGCGTACTTGATGATTTGTCGTCTGAATGGGCGCAAGTGGAGTGCATTGTCGCTGGAGGCGTGGGCGTATCTCGCCTTTTTGGGCGGTGCGATCTATACCTTTTACATAGTCTTTGCTTACGGGCTGATGCCGAGCTTAGGCAAATTTATGATGGATATTGCCGCCTGTGTATATTTCGGCAGCCGTTCGGTACGGGTTGTCAAATGGCAGCATCGGCATGGTTTGAAATAGTTTGCCTGAAAAAAGCAAAACGCCGCAAAGTATGCAGCTTCGCGGCGTTTCTGTATCAAAACTTTAGATAAGGACGTTTGATATGGATAACAATCTTCAAATGGAAGATTAGATACATGATTAATTATACAGAAATTTTAAACATTATCAAGGATGTGGTCATGAGACTTCCCGCATGGCGTCTGGTTTGGATTTCACTGACCGGGCTTGCTGCCCTGCTGATTTGCAAGCCCGATATTTTGAATGTCGTTGCTGGATTATTTAAGTAAATCATAGGTCGTCTGAAATATTCAGACGGCCTTTTTTAATGGAGAACCGAAATGCAAGTTACCAAAAATTTCAGTCTGCGCGAGTTGACACGCAGCGAAACCGCTCGTCGCGCAGGCGTACCGAATGAACCGTCGCCCGCCGAAATGGACAACATTTATTACACCGCACAGCAGCTTGAAAAAATCCGCGAATACGTCGGTCGCCCGATTATCGTAACAAGCTGCTTCCGCAGCGAGCTGGTAAACAAATTGGTCGGTGGCAGCCCGACATCGGCGCACCGACACGGACTTGCCGCCGATTGCGACGCATCGGGCATGACCTCGCTGGCATTTGCCAAACTGTTAATCAAAATGCGTGATGAAGGCGCGCTGAAATTCGACCAGTTGATACTCGAATTTCCCGAGCGCGGGGACGGCGCATGGGTACACATCGGTTTCCGCCGCAGCAGCCCGCAACGCAACCAGATACTGACCTCAACCAAGAAAAACGGCAAAACCGTGTACCTGCCCGGGCTGCATCCTTGAGGTCGTCTGAAAAAAGCGAAACGCCGCGATGTTTAGAGCCATCGTGGCGTTTCTGTTTACCCTTTAATATGGAGAGTGTTGGAAAGTGAAGGAAATTCTAGCCGAAATAACGGCATTAATCAAGGTAATAGGGAGTGAAATGGATATTTTATTGAAATACTGGAAGCCGGTAGGCGTATTGCTGCTGATAGTCCTGATTTTTACTGCATGGCATTTCGATCGCGCCGAAAAATACCGTATGGGACGGGAGGCCGCCGCTGCCGAAATTTCCAATCGTTTGAAAGACGGCTATATCGAGCAGGCAAAGCAGGCGCGTTCTGTCGAGCAGAAGGTCGCCGCCGCGTTTGCCGAACGACAAACCAAATTAGAAGAGGAAAAACAAAATGCTGAAAAAACTGTTGCCGCTATGCGTCTTGAGCTTAACCGCCTGCGCCACTACGCCGCCACCCAAAATCGCAGCAGAAACCTGCCCGCAACCACTACTGCCGCCGCCGCATCTCATGGCGCGTCAGATTCCCAAGGCTGGCTATTATTCGGACAGTGCGCTGAAAAATATGCAGGACTGGCAGAAACAGCCGACGGACATGCAGCCGATTTAAGGGAATGGCAGGCATATGGTCATGCAGTAAGCAGCCAGCGTGCCGAATAAGCAACCGCCCGAACCTGTAAGAAAAGATTACAGGTTCGGGCGTGGCTGTCTTGAACCATATTTACACCATAATCTTAAACAAAATTACAATACATTGATTCTATTGAATCATAAGACCCATATTCAAAGCCCCTGCATGGGGGCAAGAATAAGCTGCATGAGTCAGGCCGTCTGAAAAAAGGAGAACATATTGTAGCGGTATATCGGTTAAAATACACTCTTAAATCATGTTTTGCCTAACTTAGAATGAATCCCATAAATTTTATTTACACAAAATTTTGCTAGTTTGTAGGTAAATTGGGAGTCATACCATTAAGGATAATTATGAATTCAACTATTAGCTTGCTTATCCTCGCCAAAAATGAGGAAAAAAATATTGGGGAGTGCATTAAAAGCTGTACTTTTGCCAATGAAGTTATTGTTATTGATGATCATAGTAATGATGAAACTCCTATAATTGCTGAAAGTTTAGGAGCTAAGGTAATTACTAGAGATATGAATGGAGATTGGGGAAAACAACAAACGTTTGCGATAGAGCAGGCAAAATCAGATTGGATTTTTTTTATTGATGCTGATGAACGTTGTACGCCAGAGTTGTGTAAAGAAATTGAAGAGGTTGTTGCGCAAGGACAGCCTTTTGGTTATTGGGTAAAACGTCTTAATCATTTTCAACGGAAATTAGTACGTCATGGTTCTTTAAGTCCTGATTGGGTTTGCAGGTTGATGCCAAGAATAGGTAGTTATGTAGAAGGGGTTGTACATCCTAAAATAGTCCATCAGCATGGTAATAAGAAGCTTCGAGCTCCTATGCTTCACTACACTTATGAAACATGGGAACAATATTTGAGAAAGATGAATCAATACTCTACGCTTGCAGCTGAAAAGTATAAGCAAGAGGGTAAGGCTAGCCGTCCATTTTTTGATTTGATTTTGCGACCATTATTCGCTTTTATTAAAATGTATTTTTTAAAGAGAGGATTTTTGGATGGGATGCTGGGCTATACTCTGTGTAAAAACTATGCAAACTATACAATGAATAAATATGTGAAATTAAAGTACCTTCTTTCGAAAAATAGGTGTTAAGTATTAGATAAGACTGAGAGTTCATTTAAGAATGAAGATATATTTATTTGGGTAAAAAATGGTTACATTGTTTAGGGTGTTTTGTAATTCCAACTATTTGTAATTTTATTTCGGCGAAGGCCGGATTTTGGGAGTTGTTATGTCAACTATGTTTTTTATCCAGTTTGCCGTTGTGCTGCTGTGTATCCTGATTGGTGCGCAGGTTGGTGGTATTGGTTTGGGCGTGCTCGGCGGTATCGGCTTGGCCGTATTGTCTTTTGGTTTCCATCTTCAGCCGACCAGCCCGCCGATTGATGTGATGCTGATGATTATGGCGGTAGTGTCTGCCGCGGCGGCCATGCAGGCCAGTGGCGGTTTGGACTATATGATTAAAATTGCTACGCGCGTGTTGCACCGTAATCCGAAATACATTACTTTTATCGCGCCGGCGGTAACTTACACCTTTACCGTGTTGGCAGGTACGGGCCATGTGGCTTACTCGGTCTTGCCCGTGATTGCCGAAGTCAGCCGCCGTAATGGCATCCGTCCTTCCCGTCCTTTGACAATGGCGGTTATCGCTTCCCAATTTGCGATTGTCGCCAGCCCGATTGCCGCTGCCGTTGTTGCCTGCGTCTCCATGCTTGAGCCGCAGCACATTACGATGGCGGACGTGTTGAAAGTCACCGTTCCGTCCACGATTTTGGGTATCGGTTTGGCTTGCGTGTTCGTAAACAAACTAGGCAAAGAGTTGAAAGACGATCCGCATTATCAGGCTTTGTTGAAAGACCCGAACTATGTGAAAGAATACATCGATGTGGAGGAGCAAAAAACCGATGTCACCATTTCGCCGAAAGCCAAATTGTCGGTCGGTATTTTCTTGACTGCGGCATTGCTGGTGGTCGTGATGGGTGCGCTGCCTGAGCTGCGTCCGGCTTTTGAACACGATGGCGCGATCAAGCCTATGGGCATGGCGCATACGATTGAAATTGTGATGTTGTCTGCTTCTGCGCTGATTATTTTGGCGTGTAAGCCCAATGGCGATGCGATTACCCGAGGCTCGGTATTCCACGCCGGTATGCGTGCCGTGATTGCAGTGTTTGGCGTGGCTTGGTTGGGCGATACCTTGATGAACGGCCACTTAACAGAAGTGGAATCAACCGTCAGCCATTTGGTTGAATCTGCACCGTGGACCTTTGCCTTCGCCCTGTTTGTCTTGTCGGTCTTGGTCAACAGCCAAGGCGCGACAGTAGCGACGCTGTTCCCAATCGCCATCAAACTGGGTATTCCTGCGCCCATCATCATCGGCACGTTTGTTGCGGTAAACGGCTATTTCTTCATTCCGAACTACGGTCCGATTATTGCCGCTATCGACTTTGATACAACCGGCTCGACCAAAATCGGCAAATTTATCTTCAACCACAGCTTCATGATTCCGGGCTTGTTGAGCATGGCATTTAGTCTGGCTTTTGGTTTGTTGTTGGTTCAACTGTATTATTGATAGGCTGAAAAATGAAGGCCGTCTGAAATTAAATTTCAGACGGCCTTTTTGATATTGTTATTTGAGAGCTTAATTGCAGTATTTATTGACGTCGTTTTGGTATTGCTTAATCAGGCTGTCGCGATTGGCCAAGCGTGCGCTTTCGGCGACTTGACGGTTGATTTTGGCGATTTTGCAGTTTTCCAGCTTGTTTTGGCGGTTTTGCTCTTCGATTTTTTTATTGCGCTCTTCGATTTGTTTGTTTTGTTCCGCAACCTGCTCATTAGGCTGCTCGGCAACCGGCTCAGATGCCGCAACAGCAGGCGCAACGGCAGGTTTGACGTTGTGCGTGCGGATGTTGACCACGCCGGAACGTTTCGGTTGCAGGCGGTTTGGCGTATCGGAATAGCTGTTGCCCGATGTGCCTTTCCAAGTGTAAACCTCGGCTGCGCCGGTCAGGGCGGCGGAAGAGAGAAGGGCTGCTATCAGACAGGTTTTGAGTACGGAAGATTTCATGGGTTTCCCTTATGTAAATGATGTTCTCATGCGGCTTATTTTACTTGAAACTGCAATGCGTTGGCATATTTTTGTACGCTAAATCAAATCATGTAAAAAAATAACGTTAAAACGTGTATTGCCAATGTTAGCATCAAGCCGGTGTGATATAATGCCGTGCATCTTGCACAAACTGAAAGACCGAGCATCATGCGTATTGTAGAAAAAGCCTATACTTTCGACGACGTTTTGTTGGTTCCAGCGCACTCAAACGTGCTGCCTCGAGATGTCAAACTTCAAACCAAACTCACCCGCGATATCACGCTCAACCTCCCTCTACTTTCTGCTGCAATGGATACCGTTACCGAAGCGCGTCTGGCCATTTCTATGGCTCAAGAAGGCGGCATCGGCATTATCCATAAAAACATGACGCCGGAGTTGCAAGCGCGTGCCGTTTCCAAAGTGAAGCGCCATGAGAGCGGCGTGGTGAAAGATCCCGTTACCGTTGCGCCGACCGCATTGATCCGCGACGTATTGGAAATGCGCGCACAACGCAAACGCAAAATGTCCGGTCTGCCTGTTGTAGAAAACGGCAAAGTGGTCGGTATTGTAACCAACCGCGACCTGCGTTTTGAAAACCGTGTCGATCTGCCGGTTTCTGCTATCATGACCCCCCGCGACCGTTTGGTTACCGTACCTGAAGGCACCAGCATTGATGAAGCCCGCGAAATCATGCATGCGCACAAAGTTGAGCGCGTTTTGGTGTTAAATGACCAAGACGAACTCAAAGGTCTGATTACAGTTAAAGATATTCTGAAAACAACTGAGTTCCCTAATGCCAACAAAGATGCCGAAGGCCGTCTGCGCGTCGGTGCCGCGGTGGGTACCGGCGGCGATACCGAAGAGCGCGTCAAAGCATTGGTAGAAGCAGGTGTGGATGTGATTGTGGTCGATACTGCCCATGGTCATAGCCAAGGCGTTATCGATCGCGTGCGCTGGGTAAAAGAAACCTATCCGCACATCCAAGTCATCGGCGGCAACATCGCTACTGCCAAAGCTGCTTTGGATTTGGTGGCCGCAGGTGCGGATGCCGTTAAAGTCGGTATCGGCCCGGGCTCGATTTGTACAACCCGTATCGTAGCCGGCGTGGGCGTGCCTCAACTGACGGCGATTCACAATGTTTCCGAAGCCCTGAAAGGCACCGGTGTTCCCCTGATTGCCGACGGCGGTATCCGCTTCTCCGGCGATATTGCCAAAGCTCTGGCAGCAGGTGCATATAGCGTCATGCTCGGCGGTATGTTTGCCGGTACGGAAGAAGCACCGGGCGAAATCGAACTCTACCAAGGCCGCTCTTACAAGTCTTACCGCGGCATGGGTTCGTTGGGTGCGATGAGCCAAGGCTCTGCCGACCGCTACTTCCAAGACAAAACCGACAGCACAGACAAATATGTTCCTGAAGGCATCGAAGGCCGTGTTCCTTACAAAGGCCCGATTGTGAACATCATCCACCAGCTGACCGGCGGTCTGCGCTCCAGCATGGGTTATTTGGGTTGCGCCAATATTGCTGAAATGCACGAGAAAGCAGAATTTGTGGAAATCACTTCTGCTGGTATGAGCGAATCCCACGTTCACGACGTACAAATCACTAAAGAAGCGCCTAACTACCATCGTTAAACCAGTATAAAAAGGTCGTCTGAAAATATTTCAGACGGCCTTTCTGTTTTTATAAGGTTTTAAAAATGAAGCAGATATTGTTTGCTGCCGTTATGCTTAGTATTTGGGGCGTGGTATTTGCAGAATAATTGGGGAGACAAACACTTCACGCGCTCAAACCAGAGTGCATCTGTTGAAATGACATGTATCAACTAGTACGTTCTGATTAAGGCGATTAAACCGAGTTTCAGACGGCCTTTTAAAAATCGTATTACAATAAGCCAAAATTAAAAACACATTCCATTATGTCCAAAAAAATCCTGATTATTACCCCAAGCTGGATTGGCGACTGTGTCATGACCCAACCGCTTTATCGCCGTTTGCATGAGCTGCATCCCGGCTGCACCATTGATGCTTTTGCACCCAAATGGTCGATGGCCGTATTTGAGCGTATGCCTGAAATCAACCGTGTGATGGAAAATCCGTTTGGACATGGTGCGTTGGAATTGAAAAAACGCTGGCGTATCGGGCGTGAATTGGGAAAAGAAGGCTATGATCAAGTAATTGTTTTGCCCGGTTCGCTCAAATCCGCCATCATTGCCTTGGCTACGGGCATTAAGCAGCGTACGGGCTACGTCGGCGAATCACGCTATTTTTTGCTGAACGATATCCGCAGGTTGGATAAGGCCGCGTTTCCCCTGATGGTCGACCGCTATACTGCGCTGGCGCATCCGACCCAAGCGGATTTTAACGGGCATTCCGATAATCCCTGTTTCACGATTGATCCTGAAAGCCGTCAAGCCGCTTTGGCAAAACATGGTTTGACGACGGATAAACCGATTTTGGCATTTTGTCCCGGTGCGGAATATGGTCCGGCCAAGCGTTGGCCTGCGCGTCATTTTGCCGAACTTGGCCGCCGATATTTAGCCGAGGGTTGGCAGGTTTGGCTGTTTGGTTCGCAAAAAGATTTTGATATTGCAGATGAAATCAACCGACTTTCAGACGGCCTTTGCACCAATCTTTGCGGCAAAACCAATCTTTCTGAAGCCATTGATTTGTTGTCTTGTGCCGATACGGTTGTGTGCAACGACAGCGGTCTGATGCACCTTGCGGCCGCGCTTGATCGGAAATTGGTTGCGGTTTACGGCTCATCCAGCCCTGACCATACGCCGCCTCTCAGCCAAAAGGCAAAAATCGTCAGTTTGAATTTGGATTGCTCACCTTGTTTTAAACGCGAATGTCCGC
This genomic interval from Neisseria sp. Marseille-Q5346 contains the following:
- a CDS encoding D-Ala-D-Ala carboxypeptidase family metallohydrolase, encoding MQVTKNFSLRELTRSETARRAGVPNEPSPAEMDNIYYTAQQLEKIREYVGRPIIVTSCFRSELVNKLVGGSPTSAHRHGLAADCDASGMTSLAFAKLLIKMRDEGALKFDQLILEFPERGDGAWVHIGFRRSSPQRNQILTSTKKNGKTVYLPGLHP
- a CDS encoding glycosyltransferase family 2 protein; translated protein: MNSTISLLILAKNEEKNIGECIKSCTFANEVIVIDDHSNDETPIIAESLGAKVITRDMNGDWGKQQTFAIEQAKSDWIFFIDADERCTPELCKEIEEVVAQGQPFGYWVKRLNHFQRKLVRHGSLSPDWVCRLMPRIGSYVEGVVHPKIVHQHGNKKLRAPMLHYTYETWEQYLRKMNQYSTLAAEKYKQEGKASRPFFDLILRPLFAFIKMYFLKRGFLDGMLGYTLCKNYANYTMNKYVKLKYLLSKNRC
- a CDS encoding anaerobic C4-dicarboxylate transporter, producing the protein MFFIQFAVVLLCILIGAQVGGIGLGVLGGIGLAVLSFGFHLQPTSPPIDVMLMIMAVVSAAAAMQASGGLDYMIKIATRVLHRNPKYITFIAPAVTYTFTVLAGTGHVAYSVLPVIAEVSRRNGIRPSRPLTMAVIASQFAIVASPIAAAVVACVSMLEPQHITMADVLKVTVPSTILGIGLACVFVNKLGKELKDDPHYQALLKDPNYVKEYIDVEEQKTDVTISPKAKLSVGIFLTAALLVVVMGALPELRPAFEHDGAIKPMGMAHTIEIVMLSASALIILACKPNGDAITRGSVFHAGMRAVIAVFGVAWLGDTLMNGHLTEVESTVSHLVESAPWTFAFALFVLSVLVNSQGATVATLFPIAIKLGIPAPIIIGTFVAVNGYFFIPNYGPIIAAIDFDTTGSTKIGKFIFNHSFMIPGLLSMAFSLAFGLLLVQLYY
- a CDS encoding DUF4124 domain-containing protein, encoding MKSSVLKTCLIAALLSSAALTGAAEVYTWKGTSGNSYSDTPNRLQPKRSGVVNIRTHNVKPAVAPAVAASEPVAEQPNEQVAEQNKQIEERNKKIEEQNRQNKLENCKIAKINRQVAESARLANRDSLIKQYQNDVNKYCN
- the guaB gene encoding IMP dehydrogenase; amino-acid sequence: MRIVEKAYTFDDVLLVPAHSNVLPRDVKLQTKLTRDITLNLPLLSAAMDTVTEARLAISMAQEGGIGIIHKNMTPELQARAVSKVKRHESGVVKDPVTVAPTALIRDVLEMRAQRKRKMSGLPVVENGKVVGIVTNRDLRFENRVDLPVSAIMTPRDRLVTVPEGTSIDEAREIMHAHKVERVLVLNDQDELKGLITVKDILKTTEFPNANKDAEGRLRVGAAVGTGGDTEERVKALVEAGVDVIVVDTAHGHSQGVIDRVRWVKETYPHIQVIGGNIATAKAALDLVAAGADAVKVGIGPGSICTTRIVAGVGVPQLTAIHNVSEALKGTGVPLIADGGIRFSGDIAKALAAGAYSVMLGGMFAGTEEAPGEIELYQGRSYKSYRGMGSLGAMSQGSADRYFQDKTDSTDKYVPEGIEGRVPYKGPIVNIIHQLTGGLRSSMGYLGCANIAEMHEKAEFVEITSAGMSESHVHDVQITKEAPNYHR
- the waaF gene encoding lipopolysaccharide heptosyltransferase II — protein: MSKKILIITPSWIGDCVMTQPLYRRLHELHPGCTIDAFAPKWSMAVFERMPEINRVMENPFGHGALELKKRWRIGRELGKEGYDQVIVLPGSLKSAIIALATGIKQRTGYVGESRYFLLNDIRRLDKAAFPLMVDRYTALAHPTQADFNGHSDNPCFTIDPESRQAALAKHGLTTDKPILAFCPGAEYGPAKRWPARHFAELGRRYLAEGWQVWLFGSQKDFDIADEINRLSDGLCTNLCGKTNLSEAIDLLSCADTVVCNDSGLMHLAAALDRKLVAVYGSSSPDHTPPLSQKAKIVSLNLDCSPCFKRECPLGHTDCLNKLTPDMVQKAAEELARSA